In the genome of Paracoccus tegillarcae, one region contains:
- a CDS encoding cytochrome b/b6 domain-containing protein, producing MKTRPQAQGQPEKVKLWDPLLRLFHWLLAALVIANWLLGQFGPTDMSLHFWFGYAILALLIFRIVWGFVGPEPARFSNFLRGFGTIRDYARGMFRREPSLWPGHNPLGALAVVAMILALLFQVVTGLISDPEDFINVGPLAGAVGSDIATEAPGWHAFGANIILILVLLHISIILFYRVWKNEDLIRPMITGWKWVQRR from the coding sequence GTGAAGACTAGGCCGCAAGCACAGGGCCAGCCGGAAAAGGTCAAGCTGTGGGACCCGCTGCTGCGGCTGTTCCACTGGCTGCTGGCAGCACTGGTCATAGCGAACTGGCTTTTGGGCCAGTTCGGACCGACCGATATGTCGCTGCATTTCTGGTTCGGCTATGCCATTCTGGCGCTGCTCATTTTCCGGATTGTCTGGGGCTTCGTCGGGCCCGAGCCAGCGCGGTTTTCCAACTTTTTGCGTGGCTTTGGTACGATCCGGGACTATGCGCGCGGCATGTTTCGTCGTGAACCCAGCCTCTGGCCCGGCCACAACCCGCTTGGCGCGCTTGCGGTCGTGGCGATGATCCTCGCGCTGCTGTTTCAGGTTGTCACCGGCCTGATCTCGGACCCTGAGGACTTCATCAATGTCGGACCTCTGGCCGGCGCGGTTGGCAGCGATATCGCGACCGAAGCCCCGGGCTGGCACGCGTTCGGCGCCAATATCATCCTGATCCTGGTGCTGCTGCACATCTCGATCATCCTGTTCTACCGCGTCTGGAAGAACGAGGATCTGATCCGCCCGATGATCACCGGCTGGAAATGGGTGCAGCGGCGCTAA
- a CDS encoding PaaI family thioesterase — protein sequence MTEVATRIRDSFARQTMMQTLGAELVEVSKGRVVIVAPILAASQQQHGAGHAGLTFSIGDSAAGYSALTLMPPGAEVMTVEMKINLMSPAVGDRLVAEGRVIRAGRRLTVVSADVWAEVNGVRKHVAILQGTMIPV from the coding sequence ATGACTGAGGTGGCAACCCGCATCCGCGACAGTTTTGCGCGGCAGACGATGATGCAGACGCTTGGGGCGGAACTGGTTGAGGTCAGCAAGGGGCGGGTGGTGATCGTCGCGCCGATTTTGGCGGCATCGCAGCAACAGCATGGTGCGGGGCATGCCGGGCTGACCTTTAGCATCGGGGACTCGGCTGCTGGCTATTCCGCGCTGACGCTGATGCCGCCCGGGGCCGAGGTGATGACGGTCGAGATGAAGATCAACCTGATGTCGCCCGCCGTGGGTGATCGGCTGGTGGCAGAGGGGCGTGTGATCCGCGCTGGCCGGCGGCTGACCGTCGTGTCGGCCGATGTCTGGGCCGAGGTGAATGGTGTGCGCAAACATGTCGCCATCTTGCAAGGCACGATGATCCCGGTCTGA
- the ruvB gene encoding Holliday junction branch migration DNA helicase RuvB, which produces MTQPDPTLRPEPLEGESEDRALRPQVLTDFIGQAELRANLRVFIDSARMRGQAMDHTLFHGPPGLGKTTLAQIMARELGVNFRMTSGPVLARAGDLAAILTNLEARDVLFIDEIHRMNPAVEEVLYPALEDFELDLVIGEGPAARTVRIELQPFTLVGATTRLGLLTTPLRDRFGIPTRLQFYSIDELNQIVRRGAAKLNIDAEPEGTMEIARRARGTPRIAGRLLRRVIDFALVEGDGRLTRAIADNALTRLGVDDLGLDGADRRYLALMAEHYGGGPVGVETLSAALSESRDAIEEVIEPYLLQQGLIARTPRGRQLAARAWRHLGLDAPQPAGQGSLLDD; this is translated from the coding sequence ATGACGCAGCCCGACCCCACCTTGCGCCCCGAACCGCTGGAGGGTGAAAGCGAGGATCGCGCGCTTCGTCCGCAAGTCCTGACCGATTTTATCGGGCAGGCCGAATTGCGGGCCAATCTGCGCGTCTTTATCGACAGCGCCCGCATGCGCGGTCAGGCGATGGACCATACGCTGTTTCACGGACCTCCCGGTCTGGGCAAGACCACGCTGGCGCAGATCATGGCGCGCGAACTGGGGGTGAACTTTCGCATGACCTCGGGACCGGTGCTGGCCCGTGCCGGTGATCTGGCTGCGATCCTGACCAATCTGGAAGCCCGCGACGTGCTGTTCATTGACGAAATTCACCGCATGAATCCGGCGGTGGAAGAGGTGCTGTACCCTGCGCTGGAGGATTTCGAACTTGATCTTGTCATCGGTGAGGGCCCCGCAGCCCGCACAGTTCGGATCGAGTTGCAGCCCTTTACACTGGTCGGCGCAACCACACGGCTGGGGCTGCTGACCACCCCGCTGCGTGACCGTTTCGGCATCCCCACGCGGCTGCAGTTCTATTCCATCGACGAGTTGAACCAGATCGTCAGGCGCGGTGCGGCCAAACTGAACATCGACGCCGAACCCGAGGGCACCATGGAGATCGCTCGGCGCGCGCGCGGAACGCCCCGCATCGCCGGTCGCCTGTTGCGACGGGTCATCGATTTTGCACTGGTCGAAGGCGATGGCCGCCTGACCCGCGCCATCGCAGATAACGCGCTGACCCGGCTTGGTGTCGACGATCTGGGGCTGGATGGTGCCGACCGGCGATACCTGGCGCTGATGGCCGAACATTACGGCGGTGGCCCGGTGGGCGTTGAAACCCTGTCCGCCGCCCTGTCCGAAAGCCGCGATGCCATCGAGGAGGTCATCGAGCCCTATCTGCTGCAACAGGGCCTGATCGCCCGAACCCCTCGCGGCCGCCAACTGGCCGCCCGCGCCTGGCGGCATTTGGGGCTGGACGCGCCCCAACCCGCAGGGCAGGGCAGCCTGCTCGATGACTGA